The Orcinus orca chromosome 16, mOrcOrc1.1, whole genome shotgun sequence genome includes a window with the following:
- the CIITA gene encoding MHC class II transactivator isoform X3 produces the protein MNHFQTILSQVRMLLSSHRPSQVQALLDNLLAEDLLSREYHYALLHEPDGEALARKISLTLMEKGDPDLAPLGWIWSGLQAPAAERDSGYKDPGGSGQHTTMELGPLEGGYLELLNSNADPLHLYHLYDRMDLAGEEELELCSEPDTDTINCEQFSRLLCDMEGDEETREAYANIAELDQYVFQDSQLEGLSKDIFIEHIGLEEMISESVEVLEEAGQKSQKRPFPEELPVDLKHRKLADPLAMPVVTSAFLVGLVSDSSAQPCPSPPALFNKEPAPSQTRLEDTVPPSSSLLSCLSLPAGPIQIIPTLSTLPQGLWQISGAGTGVSSILIYQGEMPQASQTPASSCTAVHSLPKSPDRPGSTSPFAPSAADLPSMPEPALTSRTNLTEDEMSPTQCPAAHEASSKLPKWPESVEQFYCSLRNKYQAKPAGPEGILVEVDLVRVRLERSSGKSQDRELTTLDWAERQPARGSLGEVLLASSNHRRPRETQVIAVLGKAGQGKSHWVQTVSWAWACGQLPQYDFFFCIPCHCLDRPGDTYRLQDLLFSLGSQPLSVDDEVFSYILRRPDRILLILDAFEELEAQDGFLHSAGGPTSAEARSLRGLLAGLFQRKLLRGCTLLLTARPRGRLAQSLSKADALFEVAGFSAQQAETYVMRYFECSGTTEHQKRALALLQSQPFLLSHSHSPTVCRAVCQLLEALLELGDEAQLPSTLTGLYVGLLGPGARDSPPGALVGLARLAWELGRGHQSSLREGQFPSAEVRVWAVAQGLVQPTPGAPETKLAFSSFLLQCFLGAVWLALSSEIKDKELPQYLALTPRKKRPYDNWLEGVPRFLVGLVFQPRACCLGALAGLAGSASAVRKQEVLTRYLKRLQPGALKAGRLLELLHCAHEALDAGLWQHVLQGLPAHLSFLGTRLTPPDTYVLGSALEAAGRDFSLDLRSTGVDPSGLGSLVGLSCVTRFRAALSDTVELWESLQQHGEAKLLRAVKEKFTIEPFKAESMKDVEDLGNLVQIQRTRSSSEDTPGELPAIRDLKKLEFALGPILGPQAFPKLVKILEAFSSLQHLDLDSLSENKIGDEGVAQLSATFPQLKALETLNLSQNNITDLGACKLAEALPLLAASLLRLSLYNNCICDVGAESLAHVLPDMVSLRVLDVQYNKFTAAGAQQLTASLRKCPHVEKLASRTRD, from the exons GCAGTGGACAGCACACAACCATGGAGTTGGGGCCTCTAGAAGGTGGGTACCTGGAGCTTCTCAACAGCAATGCTGACCCTTTGCATCTCTACCACCTCTATGACCGGATGGACCTGGCTGGAGAAGAAGAGCTAGAGCTCTGCTCAG AACCTGATACGGACACCATCAACTGCGAACAGTTCAGCAGGCTGTTGTGTGATATGGAAGGTGATGAAGAGACCAGGGAGGCTTATGCCAATATCG CGGAACTGGACCAGTATGTCTTCCAGGATTCCCAGCTGGAGGGCCTGAGCAAAGACATTTTCA TCGAGCACATAGGACTGGAAGAAATGATCAGCGAGAGTGTGGAGGTGCTGGAGGAAGCAGGACAGAAAAGTCAGAAAAGAC CCTTCCCAGAGGAGCTGCCTGTGGATCTGAAGCACAGGAAGCTAG CTGACCCCCTAGCCATGCCCGTGGTGACTAGTGCTTTCCTGGTGGGGCTAGTGAGTGACTCTTCAGCTCAGCCCTGCCCATCACCACCTGCTCTGTTCAACAAGGAGCCAGCACCCAGCCAGACCCGGCTGGAGGACACCG TGCCCCCTTCCAGTTCCTTGTTGAGCTGCCTGAGTCTCCCTGCTGGACCCATCCAGATCATCCCCACTCTCTCCACTCTGCCCCAGGGGCTCTGGCAAATCTCAGGGGCTGGGACAGGGGTCTCCAGTATACTCATCTACCAAG GTGAGATGCCCCAGGCCAGCCAAACACCCGCCTCCAGCTGCACAGCTGTCCACAGCCTCCCAAAGTCCCCAGACCGGCCCGGCTCCACCAGCCCCTTTGCCCCATCGGCAGCTGACCTCCCCAGCATGCCTGAACCAGCCCTGACCTCCCGTACAAACCTAACAG AGGATGAGATGTCCCCCACCCAATGCCCAGCAGCTCACGAGGCATCCAGCAAGCTTCCCAAGTGGCCTG AGAGTGTGGAACAATTCTACTGCTCGCTACGGAACAAGTACCAGGCTAAGCCCGCAGGCCCAGAAGGCATCCTGGTGGAGGTGGacctggtgagggtaaggctggAGAGGAGCAGCGGCAAAAGCCAGGACAGAGAGCTGACCACCCTGGACTGGGCAGAGCGGCAGCCGGCCCGAGGAAGTCTGGGCGAGGTGCTGCTGGCCTCTAGCAACCACCGGCGGCCACGTGAGACGCAGGTGATCGCCGTGCTGGGCAAAGCAGGACAGGGGAAGAGTCACTGGGTCCAGACCGtgagctgggcctgggcctgcGGCCAGCTGCCACAGTACGACTTTTTCTTCTGCATCCCCTGCCACTGTTTGGACCGTCCGGGGGACACCTACCGCCTGCAGGATCTGCTCTTCTCCCTGGGTTCACAGCCACTGTCAGTGGACGACGAGGTCTTCAGTTACATCTTGAGGAGGCCCGACCGCATTCTGCTCATCCTGGATGCCTTCGAGGAGCTCGAAGCCCAAGACGGCTTCCTGCACAGTGCGGGTGGACCCACGTCAGCAGAAGCCCGCTCCCTCCGGGGGCTGCTGGCGGGCCTCTTCCAGCGCAAGCTGCTGAGAGGCTGCACCCTGCTGCTTACAGCCCGGCCCCGGGGCCGCCTGGCCCAGAGCCTGAGCAAGGCCGACGCTCTGTTCGAAGTGGCCGGCTTCTCCGCCCAGCAGGCCGAGACCTATGTGATGCGCTACTTTGAGTGTTCGGGGACCACCGAGCACCAAAAGAGAGCCCTGGCGCTCCTCCAGTCCCAGCCATTTCTCCTGAGTCACAGCCATAGCCCCACTGTGTGCCGGGCCGTGTGCCAGCTCTTGGAGGCCCTCCTGGAGCTAGGTGATGAGGCCCAGCTGCCTTCCACGCTCACGGGACTCTATGTTGGCTTACTAGGCCCAGGAGCCCGTGACAGCCCCCCAGGGGCCCTGGTGGGACTGGCCAGGCTGGCCTGGGAGCTGGGCCGCGGTCACCAGAGCAGCCTGCGGGAGGGCCAGTTCCCATCGGCCGAGGTGAGGGTCTGGGCTGTGGCCCAAGGCTTGGTGCAGCCCACCCCGGGGGCCCCGGAGACCAAGCTGGCCTTCTCCAGCTTCCTCCTGCAATGCTTCCTGGGGGCCGTGTGGCTGGCTCTGAGCAGCGAAATCAAGGACAAGGAGCTGCCGCAGTATTTGGCATTGACCCCGAGGAAGAAGAGGCCCTATGACAACTGGCTGGAGGGCGTGCCGCGCTTTCTGGTCGGGCTGGTCTTCCAGCCTCGTGCCTGCTGCCTGGGAGCCCTGGCAGGGCTGGCGGGCTCCGCCTCAGCGGTCAGGAAGCAGGAGGTGCTCACCAGGTACCTGAAGCGGCTGCAGCCTGGGGCGCTGAAGGCGGGGCGGCTGCTGGAGCTGCTGCACTGCGCCCACGAGGCGCTGGATGCCGGGCTTTGGCAGCATGTGCTGCAGGGGCTCCCGGCCCACCTCTCGTTCCTGGGCACCCGGCTCACACCTCCCGACACCTACGTGCTGGGCAGTGCCTTGGAGGCGGCGGGCCGAGACTTCTCCCTGGACCTCCGCAGCACTGGCGTTGACCCCTCTGGACTGGGGAGCCTCGTGGGACTCAGCTGTGTCACCCGTTTCAG GGCTGCCTTGAGTGACACAGTGGAGCTGTGGGAGTCCCTACAGCAGCATGGGGAGGCCAAGTTACTCCGAGCAGTGAAGGAGAAGTTCACCATTGAGCCTTTCAAGGCTGAATCCATGAAGGATGTGGAAGACCTGGGCAACCTTGTGCAGATCCAGAG GACAAGAAGTTCCTCTGAAGACACGCCTGGGGAACTCCCTGCCATCCGAGACTTAAAGAAGCTGGAGTTTGC GCTGGGCCCCATCTTGGGCCCTCAGGCTTTTCCCAAACTGGTGAAGATCCTTGAGGCCTTTTCTTCCCTTCAGCATCTGGA CCTGGACTCACTGAGTGAGAACAAGATCGGGGATGAGGGTGTCGCCCAGCTCTCGGCCACCTTCCCTCAGCTGAAGGCCCTGGAGACGCTCAA TTTGTcccagaacaatatcactgactTGGGTGCCTGCAAGCTGGCGGAGGCCCTGCCCTTGCTGGCTGCGTCCCTCCTCAGGCTGAG CTTGTACAATAACTGCATCTGCGATGTGGGAGCTGAGAGCCTGGCACACGTGCTTCCAGACATGGTGTCCCTCCGGGTGCTGGA TGTCCAGTACAACAAATTCACAGCTGCCGGGGCCCAGCAGCTCACTGCCAGCCTGAGAAAGTGCCCTCACGTGGAGAAGCTGGC ttcccggaccagggattga
- the CIITA gene encoding MHC class II transactivator isoform X8 — protein sequence MELGPLEGGYLELLNSNADPLHLYHLYDRMDLAGEEELELCSEPDTDTINCEQFSRLLCDMEGDEETREAYANIAELDQYVFQDSQLEGLSKDIFIEHIGLEEMISESVEVLEEAGQKSQKRPFPEELPVDLKHRKLADPLAMPVVTSAFLVGLVSDSSAQPCPSPPALFNKEPAPSQTRLEDTVPPSSSLLSCLSLPAGPIQIIPTLSTLPQGLWQISGAGTGVSSILIYQGEMPQASQTPASSCTAVHSLPKSPDRPGSTSPFAPSAADLPSMPEPALTSRTNLTEDEMSPTQCPAAHEASSKLPKWPESVEQFYCSLRNKYQAKPAGPEGILVEVDLVRVRLERSSGKSQDRELTTLDWAERQPARGSLGEVLLASSNHRRPRETQVIAVLGKAGQGKSHWVQTVSWAWACGQLPQYDFFFCIPCHCLDRPGDTYRLQDLLFSLGSQPLSVDDEVFSYILRRPDRILLILDAFEELEAQDGFLHSAGGPTSAEARSLRGLLAGLFQRKLLRGCTLLLTARPRGRLAQSLSKADALFEVAGFSAQQAETYVMRYFECSGTTEHQKRALALLQSQPFLLSHSHSPTVCRAVCQLLEALLELGDEAQLPSTLTGLYVGLLGPGARDSPPGALVGLARLAWELGRGHQSSLREGQFPSAEVRVWAVAQGLVQPTPGAPETKLAFSSFLLQCFLGAVWLALSSEIKDKELPQYLALTPRKKRPYDNWLEGVPRFLVGLVFQPRACCLGALAGLAGSASAVRKQEVLTRYLKRLQPGALKAGRLLELLHCAHEALDAGLWQHVLQGLPAHLSFLGTRLTPPDTYVLGSALEAAGRDFSLDLRSTGVDPSGLGSLVGLSCVTRFRAALSDTVELWESLQQHGEAKLLRAVKEKFTIEPFKAESMKDVEDLGNLVQIQRTRSSSEDTPGELPAIRDLKKLEFALGPILGPQAFPKLVKILEAFSSLQHLDLDSLSENKIGDEGVAQLSATFPQLKALETLNLSQNNITDLGACKLAEALPLLAASLLRLSLYNNCICDVGAESLAHVLPDMVSLRVLDVQYNKFTAAGAQQLTASLRKCPHVEKLAMWTPTIPFGVQEHLQQLDSRIILR from the exons ATGGAGTTGGGGCCTCTAGAAGGTGGGTACCTGGAGCTTCTCAACAGCAATGCTGACCCTTTGCATCTCTACCACCTCTATGACCGGATGGACCTGGCTGGAGAAGAAGAGCTAGAGCTCTGCTCAG AACCTGATACGGACACCATCAACTGCGAACAGTTCAGCAGGCTGTTGTGTGATATGGAAGGTGATGAAGAGACCAGGGAGGCTTATGCCAATATCG CGGAACTGGACCAGTATGTCTTCCAGGATTCCCAGCTGGAGGGCCTGAGCAAAGACATTTTCA TCGAGCACATAGGACTGGAAGAAATGATCAGCGAGAGTGTGGAGGTGCTGGAGGAAGCAGGACAGAAAAGTCAGAAAAGAC CCTTCCCAGAGGAGCTGCCTGTGGATCTGAAGCACAGGAAGCTAG CTGACCCCCTAGCCATGCCCGTGGTGACTAGTGCTTTCCTGGTGGGGCTAGTGAGTGACTCTTCAGCTCAGCCCTGCCCATCACCACCTGCTCTGTTCAACAAGGAGCCAGCACCCAGCCAGACCCGGCTGGAGGACACCG TGCCCCCTTCCAGTTCCTTGTTGAGCTGCCTGAGTCTCCCTGCTGGACCCATCCAGATCATCCCCACTCTCTCCACTCTGCCCCAGGGGCTCTGGCAAATCTCAGGGGCTGGGACAGGGGTCTCCAGTATACTCATCTACCAAG GTGAGATGCCCCAGGCCAGCCAAACACCCGCCTCCAGCTGCACAGCTGTCCACAGCCTCCCAAAGTCCCCAGACCGGCCCGGCTCCACCAGCCCCTTTGCCCCATCGGCAGCTGACCTCCCCAGCATGCCTGAACCAGCCCTGACCTCCCGTACAAACCTAACAG AGGATGAGATGTCCCCCACCCAATGCCCAGCAGCTCACGAGGCATCCAGCAAGCTTCCCAAGTGGCCTG AGAGTGTGGAACAATTCTACTGCTCGCTACGGAACAAGTACCAGGCTAAGCCCGCAGGCCCAGAAGGCATCCTGGTGGAGGTGGacctggtgagggtaaggctggAGAGGAGCAGCGGCAAAAGCCAGGACAGAGAGCTGACCACCCTGGACTGGGCAGAGCGGCAGCCGGCCCGAGGAAGTCTGGGCGAGGTGCTGCTGGCCTCTAGCAACCACCGGCGGCCACGTGAGACGCAGGTGATCGCCGTGCTGGGCAAAGCAGGACAGGGGAAGAGTCACTGGGTCCAGACCGtgagctgggcctgggcctgcGGCCAGCTGCCACAGTACGACTTTTTCTTCTGCATCCCCTGCCACTGTTTGGACCGTCCGGGGGACACCTACCGCCTGCAGGATCTGCTCTTCTCCCTGGGTTCACAGCCACTGTCAGTGGACGACGAGGTCTTCAGTTACATCTTGAGGAGGCCCGACCGCATTCTGCTCATCCTGGATGCCTTCGAGGAGCTCGAAGCCCAAGACGGCTTCCTGCACAGTGCGGGTGGACCCACGTCAGCAGAAGCCCGCTCCCTCCGGGGGCTGCTGGCGGGCCTCTTCCAGCGCAAGCTGCTGAGAGGCTGCACCCTGCTGCTTACAGCCCGGCCCCGGGGCCGCCTGGCCCAGAGCCTGAGCAAGGCCGACGCTCTGTTCGAAGTGGCCGGCTTCTCCGCCCAGCAGGCCGAGACCTATGTGATGCGCTACTTTGAGTGTTCGGGGACCACCGAGCACCAAAAGAGAGCCCTGGCGCTCCTCCAGTCCCAGCCATTTCTCCTGAGTCACAGCCATAGCCCCACTGTGTGCCGGGCCGTGTGCCAGCTCTTGGAGGCCCTCCTGGAGCTAGGTGATGAGGCCCAGCTGCCTTCCACGCTCACGGGACTCTATGTTGGCTTACTAGGCCCAGGAGCCCGTGACAGCCCCCCAGGGGCCCTGGTGGGACTGGCCAGGCTGGCCTGGGAGCTGGGCCGCGGTCACCAGAGCAGCCTGCGGGAGGGCCAGTTCCCATCGGCCGAGGTGAGGGTCTGGGCTGTGGCCCAAGGCTTGGTGCAGCCCACCCCGGGGGCCCCGGAGACCAAGCTGGCCTTCTCCAGCTTCCTCCTGCAATGCTTCCTGGGGGCCGTGTGGCTGGCTCTGAGCAGCGAAATCAAGGACAAGGAGCTGCCGCAGTATTTGGCATTGACCCCGAGGAAGAAGAGGCCCTATGACAACTGGCTGGAGGGCGTGCCGCGCTTTCTGGTCGGGCTGGTCTTCCAGCCTCGTGCCTGCTGCCTGGGAGCCCTGGCAGGGCTGGCGGGCTCCGCCTCAGCGGTCAGGAAGCAGGAGGTGCTCACCAGGTACCTGAAGCGGCTGCAGCCTGGGGCGCTGAAGGCGGGGCGGCTGCTGGAGCTGCTGCACTGCGCCCACGAGGCGCTGGATGCCGGGCTTTGGCAGCATGTGCTGCAGGGGCTCCCGGCCCACCTCTCGTTCCTGGGCACCCGGCTCACACCTCCCGACACCTACGTGCTGGGCAGTGCCTTGGAGGCGGCGGGCCGAGACTTCTCCCTGGACCTCCGCAGCACTGGCGTTGACCCCTCTGGACTGGGGAGCCTCGTGGGACTCAGCTGTGTCACCCGTTTCAG GGCTGCCTTGAGTGACACAGTGGAGCTGTGGGAGTCCCTACAGCAGCATGGGGAGGCCAAGTTACTCCGAGCAGTGAAGGAGAAGTTCACCATTGAGCCTTTCAAGGCTGAATCCATGAAGGATGTGGAAGACCTGGGCAACCTTGTGCAGATCCAGAG GACAAGAAGTTCCTCTGAAGACACGCCTGGGGAACTCCCTGCCATCCGAGACTTAAAGAAGCTGGAGTTTGC GCTGGGCCCCATCTTGGGCCCTCAGGCTTTTCCCAAACTGGTGAAGATCCTTGAGGCCTTTTCTTCCCTTCAGCATCTGGA CCTGGACTCACTGAGTGAGAACAAGATCGGGGATGAGGGTGTCGCCCAGCTCTCGGCCACCTTCCCTCAGCTGAAGGCCCTGGAGACGCTCAA TTTGTcccagaacaatatcactgactTGGGTGCCTGCAAGCTGGCGGAGGCCCTGCCCTTGCTGGCTGCGTCCCTCCTCAGGCTGAG CTTGTACAATAACTGCATCTGCGATGTGGGAGCTGAGAGCCTGGCACACGTGCTTCCAGACATGGTGTCCCTCCGGGTGCTGGA TGTCCAGTACAACAAATTCACAGCTGCCGGGGCCCAGCAGCTCACTGCCAGCCTGAGAAAGTGCCCTCACGTGGAGAAGCTGGC GATGTGGACGCCCACCATCCCTTTTGGCGTCCAGGAACACCTGCAGCAGCTGGACTCAAGGATCATCCTGAGATGA